Proteins encoded together in one Lutra lutra chromosome 4, mLutLut1.2, whole genome shotgun sequence window:
- the PLA2G2C gene encoding putative inactive group IIC secretory phospholipase A2 codes for MSRESCDRPAPDPVVSSGMKAIGVLVVFASCLMAPAHSSFWQFQRMVKLITGRSAFFSYYGYGCYCGLGGKGTPVDDTDRCCLAHDCCYGKLKQFGCQPVLNSYEFHIANGTVACQCALDPSVSCLCGLRACECDRQSAYCFRESLPTYEKNFKPFFSSRPRCGRHKLQC; via the exons ATGAGCAGAGAAAGTTGTGATCGCCCTGCCCCCGACCCCGTGGTGTCCTCGGGAATGAAGGCCATTGGGGTTCTCGTGGTCTTTGCCTCCTGCC TGATGGCCCCTGCCCACAGCAGCTTCTGGCAATTTCAGAGGATGGTCAAACTCATCACGGGACGGAGTGCCTTCTTCTCATATTATGGATATGGCTGCTATTGTGGCCTTGGGGGCAAAGGGACCCCCGTGGACGACACAGACAG ATGCTGCCTGGCGCATGATTGCTGCTATGGGAAGCTAAAGCAGTTTGGTTGCCAGCCCGTGCTGAACAGCTACGAATTCCACATCGCCAACGGGACCGTGGCCT gtCAATGTGCCCTCGACCCCAGCGTCAGCTGCCTCTGTGGGCTGCGGGCATGTGAGTGTGACAGGCAATCTGCCTACTGCTTCCGAGAGAGCCTGCCCACCTACGAGAAAAACTTCAAGCCGTTCTTCTCCAGCCGGCCCCGCTGTGGCAGGCATAAGCTCCAGTGCTAG